In Colletotrichum destructivum chromosome 8, complete sequence, the following proteins share a genomic window:
- a CDS encoding Putative cytochrome P450 yields MAGILAVAAAAVAVAAVLRLVYLSLLPRPIPGIPCNKDSTTRLMGDAPYFIELGKSGAFWITFFTDLLARHNTPIAQYFAGPLSGAHVVVADYREARDLMTKRGKDLARGSKNNHVWQGVLPEHFIAMEDFHPSFKDAKFLTKDLMTPSFLHGVSAPASYKTVVNFIKFWKRKAILTDGLPFDAADDLEGFTYDIMMTAAFGIAEQDSHTVGRLNTPQTAKDFRLVGDGPVKVAEFPPFKNPEMISALHVLNDSLNGAFWSGKPAVFHAVNNLRPSVRRAFGSKRSIIQSHIDRSVEKQLSSRSGSKEDFASAVDYVVSREISAAENDGRRPVFDSLRLNDMLWGYFVGGHDSTHSTLCFTVKYLGDNQDAQSNLRGALRAAYPEAREQGREPTVDEIVKTQVPFLDAFIEETLRLCSPAGGVTKQTLCDMTVLGHFIPKGTTILFLLTGPTINLPGAEVDEARRSETSQKTSGEGVGDWSRSRFPPGEFHAERWLHADENGGEVRFDNRAGPFLSFSNGPRGCWGKRLAYLELKLIITLLVWDLKFAKLPEELRDDGLVQGLFTKPKSCLVKLESLSVSG; encoded by the exons atGGCCGGAATCCTCGcagtcgctgctgctgctgtcgcaGTAGCCGCGGTCCTACGCCTCGTCTACCTCAGCCTGCTACCCAGGCCCATCCCCGGAATCCCATGTAACAAAGACTCGACTACGCGGCTCATGGGGGACGCGCCGTACTTCATAGAGCTCGGGAAGAGCGGCGCGTTCTGGATCACCTTCTTCACGGACCTGCTGGCCAGGCACAATACGCCGATCGCGCAGTACTTTGCGGGCCCGTTGTCAGGcgcccacgtcgtcgtcgcggacTATCGCGAGGCACGCGACCTTATGACGAAGCGCGGCAAGGACCTCGCCCGGGGCTCCAAGAACAACCACGTGTGGCAGGGGGTGCTCCCCGAGCATTTCATCGCCATGGAGGACTTCCATCCCTCCTTCAAGGACGCCAAGTTCCTCACCAAGGACTTGATGACGCCGAGCTTTCTGCATGGT GTATCCGCGCCCGCTTCGTATAAAACAGTTGTCAACTTTATCAAGTTCTGGAAGCGCAAGGCTATCCTGACCGATGGGCTGCCGTTTGATGCGGCGGACGACTTGGAGGGCTTCACTTACGACATCATGATGACCGCTGCATTCGGGATCGCAGAGCAGGACAGCCACACCGTGGGCCGGCTGAACACTCCCCAGACCGCCAAGGACTTCAGACTTGTTGGCGACGGACCCGTGAAGGTGGCCGAATTCCCGCCCTTCAAGAACCCGGAGATGATTTCCGCCCTTCATGTACTCAACGACAGCCTCAACGGGGCGTTCTGGTCGGGGAAGCCGGCCGTCTTCCACGCCGTGAACAACCTCCGCCCATCGGTCCGCCGGGCCTTCGGGTCCAAGAGATCAATCATCCAGTCCCACATCGACCGCTCCGTCGAGAAGCAGCTGTCTTCTCGGAGCGGCTCGAAGGAGGacttcgcctcggccgtggACTACGTCGTCTCCCGCGAGatctccgccgccgaaaacgacgggcggcgaccCGTCTTCGACTCTCTGCGCCTGAACGACATGCTGTGGGGCTACTTCGTTGGCGGGCACGATTCCACGCACAGCACGCTGTGCTTCACCGTCAAGTACCTCGGGGACAACCAGGACGCCCAGTCGAATCTGCGCGGGGCCTTACGGGCCGCCTATCCCGAGGCCCGCGAGCAAGGGCGAGAGCCGACGGTGGACGAGATCGTCAAGACGCAGgtccccttcctcgacgccTTCATCGAGGAGACGCTCCGCTTGTGCAGTCCCGCCGGCGGGGTGACGAAGCAGACGCTCTGCGACATGACGGTGCTGGGACACTTCATCCCCAAGGGCACTACGATCCTGTTCCTGCTGACCGGGCCTACCATCAATCTtcccggcgccgaggtcgacgaggcgaggCGCAGCGAGACGTCGCAGAAGACGtccggcgagggcgtcggcgactGGTCCCGCAGCCGGTTCCCTCCCGGCGAGTTCCACGCCGAGCGGTGGTTGCATGCCGACGAGAACGGGGGGGAAGTCAGGTTCGACAACAGGGCCGGGCCCTTTCTCAGCTTCAGCAACGGGCCTAGGGGCTGCTGGGGCAAGCGGCTCGCGTATCTGGAGCTCAAGTTGATCATCACGTTGCTGGTCTGGGATCTGAAGTTCGCGAAACTGCCCGAGGAGCTGAGGGATGACGGCCTTGTCCAGGGGTTGTTTACGAAGCCCAAGTCTTGCTTGGTGAAGCTGGAGAGTCTTTCCGTGTCGGGTTGA
- a CDS encoding Putative UmuC domain, rad18, zinc finger UBZ4-type, DNA polymerase, Y-family, little finger has translation MTTPPPPPPAHDELPGDAEVISDNRTLKYSLLGPSLTKAGQDSVDQSKVSEIIYNASKGSKFFNREEERDKVLTKKIEHILEKKRQLEKQDLGRELRLADQLITQLELSRDLTQYVVHVDCDAFYAAVELLDRPELKDVPFAVGGGVLTTCNYVARKFGCRSGMAGFVAKKLCPELVMLKLNFEKYTAKAHEVREVLVEYDPRFESASIDEAYLNITEYCTEKGIGPAEAVEQMRREIYEKTKITVSAGIAANAKLAKICSNMNKPNGQFILPNDRSEILRFMAKLPPRKVNGIGRVLERQLAEIGIKTCADLYPQRQFLRPLFGDKAYEFLLNVYLGLGRTRIQPAEEYERKSVGTESTFRDMSDPQQLREKLRWTADELEKDMKRAEVKGRTLVLKVKLHTYEVFTRQVVLPRAICLADDLYHFSLPILSKIEEEMPGMTLRLMGLRCTHLVSTKKPDTMAFFGFRSRGSGSASSPGQSAKAIVSPGAGNRLDEDGWERWPEEELVGLDDDHHIQSDDRGGSADLGDDEPSPVRRHGKEIQPNPVREYAPVSDEMWDCPICNRPQAPDERQFNEHIDLCLSRQTIREAVHQDAGPAPVRRSTTPDMKKAKVGGEKKRGRPPARLASDDPRQKKLCFGS, from the exons ATgacaacaccaccaccgccgccgccggctcaCGACGAGTTGCCCGGCGATGCCGAAGTCATATCGGATAACCGGACACTGAAATACTCCCTCCTGGGCCCTTCGTTGACGAAAGCCGGCCAAGACTCGGTTGACCAGTCCAAG GTATCCGAGATCATATACAATGCATCCAAAGGATCCAAGTTCTTCAACCgtgaagaggagagagacaAGGTCCTGACCAAGAAAATCGAACATatcctcgagaagaagcgaCAGCTGGAGAAGCAagacctcggccgcgagctcCGGCTTGCCGATCAGCTCATCACCCAACTCGAGCTATCTCGAGACTTGACGCAATACGTTGTCCACGTCGACTGCGATGCCTTTTACGCCGCAGTTGAACTCCTTGATCGGCCCGAGCTCAAGGACGTCCCCTTCGCCGTGGGAGGCGGCGTCCTTACGACGTGCAACTACGTCGCGCGGAAATTCGGTTGCCGGAGCGGCATGGCAGGCTTTgtggccaagaagctgtGTCCCGAGCTGGTGATGCTCAAGCTGAACTTTGAGAAATACACGGCCAAGGCGCACGAGGTGCGGGAGGTGTTGGTGGAATACGACCCCCGATTCGAGAGCGCGAGCATAGACGAGGCCTACCTCAACATCACCGAATACTGCACAGAGAAGGGCATCGGCCCGGCGGAGGCGGTTGAGCAGATGCGCCGGGAAATCTACGAGAAAACCAAGATCACTGTTTCGGCCGGGATCGCGGCCAATGCGAAGCTCGCCAAGATCTGCTCCAACATGAACAAGCCCAACGGCCAATTCATCTTGCCCAACGACCGATCCGAGATCTTGCGGTTCATGGCAAAGCTACCACCCCGAAAGGTCAATGGCATAGGCCGCGTGCTGGAAcggcagctggccgagattGGGATCAAGACGTGCGCAGACCTCTATCCCCAGCGCCAGTTCCTCCGCCCACTATTCGGCGATAAGGCGTACGAGTTCTTACTCAATGTCTACCTCGGCCTTGGGCGTACGCGGATTCAACCCGCAGAAGAGTACGAGAGGAAGAGCGTGGGCACCGAGAGCACTTTCCGAGACATGTCAGATCCACAGCAGCTTAGAGAGAAGCTGAGGTGGACAGCAGATGAGCTGGAGAAGGACATGAAGAGGGCAGAGGTCAAGGGCCGGACGCTGGTGCTCAAGGTGAAGCTGCACACGTACGAGGTGTTTACTCGCCAGGTCGTGCTGCCCAGGGCCATCTGTCTAGCCGACGACCTCTACCACTTCTCGCTTCCGATCCTCTCCAAGATCGAAGAAGAGATGCCGGGCATGACGTTACGGTTGATGGGACTACGCTGCACGCACCTTGTCAGCACCAAGAAACCGGACACAATGGCATTCTTTGGTTTTCGATCCCGTGGGTCCGGATCAGCATCATCGCCTGGTCAATCTGCGAAAGCCATTGTCAGCCCTGGGGCCGGCAATAGATTGGACGAAGACGGCTGGGAACGATggcccgaggaggagctaGTGGGCCTCGATGACGATCATCATATACAATCTGATGACCGCGGGGGGTCCGCCGATCTGGGCGACGATGAACCGAGTCCCGTTCGGAGACATGGGAAGGAGATCCAGCCAAACCCTGTCCGGGAGTATGCGCCGGTCAGCGATGAGATGTGGGATTGTCCAATATGCAACCGTCCTCAGGCGCCAGATGAGAGGCAGTTCAACGAGCACATCGACCTGTGCCTCTCACGACAGACGATTCGTGAAGCCGTGCATCAGGATGCTGGCCCTGCGCCAGTCAGGAGATCGACAACGCCGGACATGAAGAAAGCCAAGGTtgggggggaaaagaaacgcGGCAGACCACCGGCACGACTGGCGAGCGACGACCCCCGGCAGAAGAAGCTCTGCTTTGGATCATGA
- a CDS encoding Putative tannase/feruloyl esterase, alpha/Beta hydrolase, producing MKWTATLAITLAALRQASATNSTSCTPRLMSYWINANASIAIVEPVDEGGSFREEGNIAFPNNVTNLPSLCAVTFNARTSDGHEYKFGIFLPDDWNNNILTVGNDGFSGGINWPAVAAASRYGFATIATDGGHNSTANNLTWALGNATEQALFAHKALHGSLLLSQRVIEQYYGLPPEVSYFSGTSEGGRQGLKAVELYPRDYSALLIGAPAWWPSHLQSWRISRGASNLPADDAKHISAANFTVIGDNVRKQCDATDGVADGIVSNPGNCTVDFALFTCGQAGADEQACLTAEQVTVAEGVYAYYNVSDELIFPGVYPGSESEWGALLGEEEPNEVAVEYMRNFVFNDTEWEWSSYNDTVPGIASAANPGGLDVQGFNLTGFAALGGKIIMYHGLADAHIPATASRIFFDKVVEASGGDIEAVRGWFRLFFLPGVGHTNTTVDAPWYIGGPGQAEQLLGNGTAPSNVTYDALRALQLWYTAGTAPESIIASTWANSTDPSTEVLRQRPICPYPATQTYLGSGNETKPESFTC from the coding sequence ATGAAGTGGACCGCAACTCTCGCGATAACGCTGGCTGCCCTGCGGCAGGCATCAGCCACCAACTCGACATCCTGCACGCCGCGCCTCATGAGCTACTGgatcaacgccaacgcctccATCGCGATCGTGgagcccgtcgacgagggcggcagcttCAGGGAGGAGGGCAACATCGCCTTCCCCAACAACGTCACCAACCTCCCCAGCCTCTGCGCCGTGACCTTCAACGCCAGGACCTCCGACGGACACGAGTACAAGTTCGGTATCTTCCTGCCGGACGACTGGAACAACAACATCCTCACCGTCGGCAACGACGGCTTCTCGGGCGGCATCAACTGGCCCGCCGTGGCAGCCGCGTCGAGGTACGGCTTCGCCACTATCGCGACCGACGGCGGGCACAACTCCACAGCCAACAATCTCACCTGGGCCCTGGGCAACGCAACCGAACAGGCTCTCTTTGCGCACAAGGCCCTGCACGGCTCGCTGCTGTTGTCTCAAAGAGTCATCGAGCAATACTACGGCCTGCCGCCCGAGGTGTCGTACTTCTCGGGCACGTCCGAAGGCGGGCGCCAGGgcctcaaggccgtcgagctgtACCCCCGCGACTACTCGGCCCTGCTGATCGGCGCGCCGGCCTGGTGGCCGAGCCACCTGCAGAGCTGGCGCATCTCCCGCGGCGCGTCCAACctgcccgccgacgacgccaagcACATCTCGGCGGCCAACTTCACCGTCATCGGCGACAACGTCCGCAAGCAGTGCGACGccaccgacggcgtcgccgacggcatcgtcaGCAACCCGGGCAACTGCACCGTGGACTTCGCCCTCTTCACCTgcggccaggccggcgccgacgagcaggCCTGCCTGACGGCCGAGCAGGTGAcggtcgccgagggcgtctACGCCTACTACAACGTCAGCGACGAGCTCATCTTCCCGGGCGTCTACCCCGGGTCCGAGTCCGAGTGGGGCGCGCtgctgggcgaggaggagccgaACGAGGTGGCCGTCGAGTACATGAGGAACTTCGTCTTCAACGACACCGAATGGGAGTGGTCGAGCTACAACGACACGGTCCCGGGgatcgccagcgccgccaaccctggcggcctcgacgtccaggGCTTCAACCTGACGGGGTTCGCGGCCCTGGGCGGCAAGATCATCATGTAccacggcctcgccgacgcgcaCATccccgcgacggcgtcccgcatcttcttcgacaaggtcgtcgaggcgtccggcggcgacatcgaggccgtccgcggCTGGTtccgcctcttcttcctgcccGGCGTCGGCCACACAAACACGACCGTCGACGCGCCGTGGTACATCGGCGGGCCGGGCCAGGCggagcagctcctcggcaacggcacggcgccgtccaACGTGACGTACGACGCCCTGCGCGCCCTGCAGCTGTGGTACACGGCCGGCACGGCGCCCGAGTCCATCATCGCCTCGACGTGGGCCAACTCGACGGATCCCTCCACCGAGGTCCTGAGGCAGCGCCCAATCTGCCCGTACCCGGCGACGCAGACGTATCTCGGGTCGGGCAATGAGACGAAGCCCGAGAGCTTCACGTGTTAG
- a CDS encoding Putative RGS domain superfamily, RGS, subdomain 2 protein: protein METGTEAAPTAPTGAPAPAFNTEPAAVFWLVWAGVWTATVLCGMAFLFVNRHMPFLRIRGLALSFGAVTMLHLYWMSVQIGLSVGQFVPDGAEFWVMGLYLPFGIALFHASNSRFLHVAKAQRRYADKPPPPPGACLPPSPSSSPSSSPTPSKPLHSPAAACSCGLRDRRSLAARFRRLDYTTKMLTVVCTGMVVQVLLTVAMYLASRKYHPWFGIPGTEVKGTPTQQKVEMGRGWEWWPSVLWQFVWAWMVAPVILCKSRGIRDTQGWRLQTIACCLASLHATPMWLVALYVPEMAPVNRYFIPPQWICLSILFIEIFAIFIPCWQVVRHKSLQQETLESIAVWEAKNKNRNNDDDGGGGGHGSDSSFITDSTKVGSRASSVVWQSLVELEKNTSQADSVYTMSALEYVLDKNPEPLRKFSALRDFSGENIAFLSAVGEWKASIPQGLGVGRQRSPELARDRFNRALRIYTEFVSPYHAEFQINIASQDLKRLQSVFDHAARIMYGGRTERFTDPVVPFEDAMWNPAAAAEEGSDQEESGGAAAMLRRNGSADRIADRVQYWGEIPEAFNATVFDDAEASIKYLVLTNTWPKFVKERRSSLGSEDSGETAETDHSASTSTSTSALSRVARYFRGIKAAT from the exons ATGGAGACAGGGACAGAGGCCGCGCCAACAGCTCCCACTGGCGCACCGGCGCCCGCGTTCAATACGGAACCGGCCGCAGTCTTCTGGCTCGTGTGGGCGGGGGTCTGGACGGCAACGGTGCTCTGCGGCATGGCATTCCTCTTTGTCAACCGCCACATGCCATTTCTGAGGATCCGCGGGCTGGCTTTGTCGTTTGGCGCCGTCACCATGCTCCACCTCTACTGGATGTCGGTGCAGATCGGCCTGTCTGTTGGCCAGTTCGTgcccgacggcgccgagttCTGGGTCATGGGCCTCTATCTGCCcttcggcatcgccctcttCCACGCCTCCAACAGCCGCTTTCTACACGTCGCCAAGGCTCAGCGGAGGTACGCGGACaagccgccaccgcctcctgGTGCTTGCCTGCCGCCctcaccctcgtcctctccctcgtcttcgcccacGCCCTCCAAGCCTCTGCACTCTCCGGCGGCCGCCTGCAGCTGCGGACTCAGAGACAGGAGGTCGCTGGCGGCCAGGTTCCGTAGGCTAGACTACACCACCAAGATGCTGACTGTCGTCTGCACGGGCATGGTGGTACAG GTCCTCCTCACGGTTGCCATGTACCTCGCCTCGCGCAAGTATCACCCGTGGTTCGGCATACCCGGTACGGAAGTCAAGGGCACGCCGACGCAGCAAAAGGTCGAGATGGGCAGGGGCTGGGAGTGGTGGCCCTCGGTCCTCTGGCAGTTCGTCTGGGCCTGGATGGTTGCGCCCGTCATCCTCTGTAAGTCGCGTGGCATTAGGGACACCCAAGGGTGGCGTCTCCAGACCATTGCGTGCTGTCTTGCAAG CTTGCACGCTACGCCAATGTGGCTTGTCGCCTTGTACGTGCCCGAGATGGCGCCCGTTAACAGATATTTCATCCCCCCTCAGTG GATCtgcctctccatcctctTTATCGAGATATTTGCCATCTTCATCCCGTGTTGGCAAGTGGTGAGGCACAAGTCGCTCCAGCAAGAGACGCTCGAGTCCATCGCTGTCTGGGAAGCCAAGAACAAGAATCGCAataacgacgacgacggcggcggcggcggccacggcagTGACTCCTCCTTCATCACCGACTCGACCAAAGTCGGATCCCGCGCCTCTTCTGTCGTCTGGCAGTCGCtggtcgagctcgagaaAAACACCAGCCAAGCGGACAGCGTCTACACGATGAGCGCCCTGGAGTATGTGCTCGACAAGAACCCGGAGCCCCTGCGCAAGTTCTCGGCTCTCCGGGACTTTTCGGGAGAGAACATTGCCTTTCTATCGGCAGTCGGCGAGTGGAAGGCGTCGATTCCTCAAGGGCTCGGCGTGGGTCGGCAGCGGTCGCCGGAGCTCGCGCGCGACCGGTTCAACCGCGCCCTCCGCATCTACACCGAGTTCGTCAGCCCTTACCACGCCGAGTTCCAGATCAACATCGCCTCGCAGGACCTCAAGCGCCTGCAAAGCGTTTTCGACCACGCCGCCCGGATCATGTACGGCGGACGCACCGAGCGCTTCACGGACCCCGTCGTTCCCTTCGAGGACGCCATGTGGAAccccgccgcggcggccgaggagggtTCGGACCAGGaggagagcggcggcgccgccgccatgctgCGGCGGAACGGCAGCGCGGACCGCATCGCGGACCGCGTGCAGTACTGGGGCGAGATCCCGGAGGCGTTTAACGCGACCGtgttcgacgacgccgaggccagcaTCAAGTACCTCGTGCTCACCAACACGTGGCCCAAGTTCGTCAAGGAGAGGCGGAGCTCGCTGGGTTCTGAGGATTCCGgggagacggccgagacggatcactcggcatcgacatcgacctcgacctcggcgctgTCCAGGGTCGCGAGGTACTTTCGAGGGATCAAGGCCGCGACGTAA